The segment ATTGCGATAGAATCGAATTTTCTAGCCCGCCCAAGCGGTTCTTTTGGGTCTCGGGTAGAAGGGTGGTATGCCCTTCGGGTTGGATTTCTTCTCTGAAGTATCTAAGGGATGTTTCACGTGAAACCACAAAAATATCTCGCCCTTCTCCGTGGAATAAATGTTGGCGGAAACCGAATTATCAAAATGGAAGCGTTGAGGAAAGCTGCCGAAGGATGCGGTTTCCTTGATTGCCAAACATACATTCAAAGTGGGAATTTAATCTTCACGACTTCGGAGAAAAGGGAATCCGTTACAGAAAAATTGCAAGAAACCTTGCGAATAGCATTTCAATACGATTCTACCTTAATAATCTTGCCACAAGAGGAAATTCGAAGCGTTGTGGAAAAAAAGCCGGAGAAATTTGGAATCGATGGAGAGAACTACAAATACGATGTCCTATTTCTAAAGCACGGAATTAAAGCGGAATCAATCTTTGAAAACATTCCACTGAATCTGAATGTTGAAAAGGCAGAAATCAGAAACGGGGTAATCTATTTTACTCGGAATAGAGCGTTGGAGACGAAATCTGCTCTTGATTATTTGCAGAAAAAATCAATCACCCACGCCGTGACTATCCGAAACTGGAATACGACCCAAAAGCTCTGGGAAATGAT is part of the Chloroherpetonaceae bacterium genome and harbors:
- a CDS encoding DUF1697 domain-containing protein, producing the protein MKPQKYLALLRGINVGGNRIIKMEALRKAAEGCGFLDCQTYIQSGNLIFTTSEKRESVTEKLQETLRIAFQYDSTLIILPQEEIRSVVEKKPEKFGIDGENYKYDVLFLKHGIKAESIFENIPLNLNVEKAEIRNGVIYFTRNRALETKSALDYLQKKSITHAVTIRNWNTTQKLWEMIQG